A section of the Humulus lupulus chromosome 2, drHumLupu1.1, whole genome shotgun sequence genome encodes:
- the LOC133814213 gene encoding receptor like protein 22-like: MLQWPIAIPSPLVEIFLASHNNLSGKIPQTLFNLNLLGALDLSYNNLSGSIPLCLGNSTDSLSYLKLRQNNLHGRLPLVFTKESSLKMLDLGQNKFAGQLPRSLKNCTMLTYIDVSSNQIYDSYPFWLGNLQYLKVLILRFNRFHGIIKRDSKMDYNFTSLQIIDLSHNHFNGEIPSNYFKSLKSIISLGMQRLTYMEEDKHLSIESAVLYSLNLSNNVLNGIIPPPLGNISMIESFDLSYNRLSGKIPLQLAKLSFLSSLDVSYNSLNGLIPKGPQFNTFGIRSFDGNWGLCGMPLLRKFDSSKISSRIAEVEDSVFGFGWRVVLVGHSFGFATGIWLGLASLHGNICQNLLHK, translated from the exons ATGTTGCAATGGCCAATTGCAATTCCCTCACCATTAGTTGAGATTTTCTTGGCCTCACACAACAATCTCAGTGGGAAAATTCCACAAACACTTTTCAATCTGAATTTACTCGGTGCTCTTGATTTGTCTTACAACAACTTAAGTGGCTCTATTCCTCTGTGTTTGGGTAACTCTACTGATTCCCTGTCATATCTGAAGTTGAGACAGAACAACCTTCATGGGAGACTTCCACTAGTGTTCACAAAGGAAAGCAGTTTAAAGATGCTTGACTTAGGCCAGAACAAGTTTGCGGGTCAGCTTCCAAGGTCATTGAAAAACTGTACAATGCTAACGTACATTGATGTTAGTAGTAATCAAATATATGATTCTTACCCTTTTTGGTTGGGAAATCTTCAGTATTTGAAAGTTCTCATTCTACGTTTCAACAGATTCCACGGGATAATAAAACGAGACTCTAAAATGGATTACAATTTTACAAGCTTGCAGATTATAGACCTCTCTCACAATCATTTCAATGGAGAAATCCCTTCAAACTACTTCAAAAGTTTGAAGTCCATAATATCTTTGGGCATGCAGAGACTGACGTATATGGAAGAAGACAAGCATTTATCAATTGAATCTGCG GTTCTTTACTCGCTCAACCTTTCCAATAATGTTCTCAACGGCATAATCCCGCCACCATTGGGGAACATTTCAATGATCGAGTCTTTTGACCTGTCTTATAACAGGCTCTCAGGAAAGATTCCTCTACAGTTGGCGAAGCTCAGCTTCCTTTCATCATTGGACGTTTCCTACAACAGTCTTAATGGCCTCATACCAAAGGGACCACAATTCAACACTTTTGGCATTAGATCATTTGATGGAAATTGGGGTTTGTGCGGGATGCCATTATTGAGAAAGTTTGATAGTTCAAAGATCTCGTCTAGAATTGCAGAAGTTGAAGATTCAGTGTTTGGATTTGGTTGGAGAGTGGTTTTAGTTGGACATTCATTTGGCTTTGCTACTGGGATATGGTTGGGTTTAGCTTCACTCCATGGAAACATATGCCAAAATTTACTACATAAATAA